A single genomic interval of Stieleria maiorica harbors:
- a CDS encoding MotA/TolQ/ExbB proton channel family protein, with the protein MSLKTNVYGPLQVFGLPCRSNIVFKAVILVVTALFCLSGPVAGVVAQDDAMDEFGDIAGPGEDPAPAPADDGAAPAGGGPAAGGGGNGGGGGADQAAAPQSDSLLAWVLDSLGYTYLIIFLLLSVTLVSLFVMNMLAARRETLCPNELIESFEEKLNAKQFQEAYDMARTDESVLGQVLSAGLAKISRGYNKAIEGMQEVGEEESMKLEHRLSYMALIGNLSPMIGLFGTVQGMIASFRVIATSPQTPKPAQLAEGISTALFTTLVGLAVAIPAIAAYNILRNRVARLLLEVGVQSENLMSRFEDIQPGGGAQ; encoded by the coding sequence ATGTCGTTGAAGACCAACGTGTATGGCCCGCTCCAGGTATTCGGGCTCCCCTGTCGATCCAATATTGTTTTCAAGGCCGTGATCTTGGTGGTCACCGCATTGTTCTGTCTGTCGGGACCTGTCGCTGGGGTTGTCGCTCAAGATGACGCGATGGATGAATTTGGTGACATCGCCGGCCCCGGAGAAGACCCGGCCCCGGCCCCCGCGGATGACGGCGCTGCCCCCGCCGGTGGTGGTCCAGCAGCGGGCGGTGGTGGAAACGGCGGCGGCGGCGGCGCTGACCAAGCGGCCGCTCCGCAGTCGGATTCGCTTCTCGCCTGGGTGCTCGACTCGCTTGGCTACACGTACCTGATCATTTTTTTGTTGCTGTCGGTCACGCTGGTTTCGTTGTTTGTGATGAATATGCTGGCCGCCCGACGCGAAACGTTGTGCCCGAACGAACTGATCGAAAGCTTCGAAGAAAAGCTCAACGCCAAGCAATTCCAAGAAGCCTATGACATGGCTCGCACCGACGAATCGGTCCTCGGCCAAGTCCTCTCGGCCGGACTGGCCAAGATCTCCCGCGGCTACAACAAGGCGATCGAAGGCATGCAGGAGGTCGGTGAGGAAGAGAGCATGAAGCTGGAGCACCGATTGAGCTACATGGCGTTGATCGGCAACCTGAGCCCGATGATCGGATTGTTCGGCACCGTCCAAGGGATGATCGCGTCGTTCCGCGTGATCGCCACCAGCCCGCAAACGCCCAAACCGGCCCAATTGGCCGAAGGGATCTCGACCGCGTTGTTTACCACCCTGGTTGGCTTGGCCGTCGCCATCCCCGCCATCGCGGCCTACAACATCTTGCGGAACCGTGTCGCACGACTGCTGTTGGAAGTCGGCGTGCAAAGCGAAAACCTGATGAGCCGTTTTGAAGACATCCAACCGGGAGGCGGCGCCCAGTGA